The proteins below come from a single Aegilops tauschii subsp. strangulata cultivar AL8/78 chromosome 6, Aet v6.0, whole genome shotgun sequence genomic window:
- the LOC141025806 gene encoding uncharacterized protein, protein MADEELTDIMVDMEFGELMKDWIEDWSDDENSDREDRSENGNEWDDLNIDELDDDQENNSELSNEDYISQFISECHNAYDYYGESDAETGLNDESLDAPDSGESESSVIMSEVTQDDGAKNVQDTASADDKRDMFMQIMEITFTSHDAAYDFYNSYARDNGFSIRKNKVRREIYNLCAKEKRKLLSKGDAATTIGIMASRK, encoded by the exons ATGGCGGACGAGGAGTTAACTGATATCATGGTAGACATGGAGTTTGGAGAACTGATGAAAGACTGGATAGAAGATTGGTCAGATGATGAAAATTCAGATCGTGAAGATCGGTCAGAAAATGGGAACGAATGGGACGATCTTAAT ATCGATGAGCTTGATGATGATCAGGAAAACAACTCAGAGCTCTCGAATGAAGATTACATTAGTCAG TTCATTTCCGAATGTCATAATGCGTACGACTATTACGGTGAATCCGACGCGGAGACAGGCCTTAACGACGAATCATTAGATGCACCTGATTCTGGGGAGTCCGAGTCGTCGGTCATCATGAGTGAG GTGACACAAGATGATGGGGCAAAGAATGTCCAAGATACTGCCAGTGCAGATGATAAGAGGGATATGTTCATGCAGATAATGGAAATTACCTTTACGTCTCACGATGCCGCGTATGATTTCTACAACAGCTATGCTAGAGATAATGGTTTCAGCATTAGAAAGAATAAGGTCAG GCGTGAAATATACAACCTTTGCGCCAAGGAGAAGAGGAAGCTGCTTTCAAAAGGTGATGCTGCCACAACTATAGGCATCATGGCCAGTAGGAAATAG